In one window of Bos taurus isolate L1 Dominette 01449 registration number 42190680 breed Hereford chromosome 4, ARS-UCD2.0, whole genome shotgun sequence DNA:
- the OR2A65 gene encoding olfactory receptor family 2 subfamily A member 65, giving the protein MEGNQSWIAEFILIGFQLSEDMELVLFGIFSLLYTFNLLANGMILGLICLDPRLHTPMYYFLSHLAIIDISYASSNLPNLLANLVKHKKDISFVLCTLQMIFNLIFSSMECLILVVMSYDRFVAICHPLQYTVIMNWRVCMFLAIACWSCGLCLAIVQVSLFLRLPFCGPQKVNHFFCEIQSVLKVTCGDIWINEMFLFAEGVFILVGPLALMLVSYVHILWAILKIQSKEGRKKAFSTCSSHLCVVGFYFGIAMMVYLAPESSHREEQKKILFLFYCLFNPLLNPLVYSVRNAQVKAAFHRVLQKKRTV; this is encoded by the coding sequence ATGGAGGGCAATCAATCATGGATTGCAGAATTCATCCTGATAGGATTCCAGCTCAGTGAAGACATGGAATTGGTCCTGTTTGGTATCTTCTCCCTGTTATATACCTTCAACCTGCTGGCGAATGGCATGATCTTGGGTCTCATCTGCCTCGACCCTAGactgcacacccccatgtactacTTCCTGTCTCATCTGGCCATCATTGACATATCCTATGCTTCTAGCAATTTGCCCAATCTGCTGGCAAATCTAGTGAAACACAAAAAAGACATCTCCTTTGTCTTATGTACGTTGCAGatgatttttaatttgattttttcttCTATGGAGTGTTTGATTTTGGTGGTGATGTCCTATGACAGGTTTGTGGCGATCTGCCACCCCCTGCAGTACACGGTCATCATGAACTGGAGGGTGTGCATGTTCCTGGCCATCGCTTGTTGGTCGTGTGGATTGTGCCTGGCCATAGTACAAGTAAGTCTGTTTCTAAGGCTGCCCTTCTGTGGGCCCCAGAAGGTGAACCACTTCTTCTGTGAGATTCAATCTGTTCTCAAAGTGACCTGTGGTGACATCTGGATCAATGAAATGTTCCTCTTTGCTGAAGGTGTGTTTATTTTAGTTGGGCCTCTTGCCCTGATGCTGGTCTCCTATGTGCACATCCTCTGGGCAATCCTAAAGATCCAGTCAAAGGAGGGCCGCaagaaagccttctccacctgctcctcccacctctgTGTGGTTGGGTTCTACTTTGGCATAGCCATGATGGTGTACTTGGCCCCTGAGAGTAGCCACCGAGAGGAACAGAAGAAAATCCTTTTCCTGTTTTACTGTCTTTTCAACCCATTGCTGAACCCTCTTGTCTATAGTGTAAGGAATGCTCAAGTGAAGGCTGCCTTCCACAGAGTATTGCAGAAGAAGAGGACAGTGTGA